In a single window of the Pyrococcus sp. NA2 genome:
- a CDS encoding ABC transporter permease: protein MIDLINSFKVAISRETKIGIDLEFLLGTLFEPMIYVLLFGPLMGKLVGDLEVNGTRISYLAFMFPGVLTLVSINQGFRGATTFIQDRFYGGLETLFTLPVSRTILFMAKILSACIRAIIAMIVLSLLTLIIAEDASITLTGFIGSLFVNSTLVVMLSSFMIYLLSKSQNPNLPLAISGIVILPMMFLSTVFYPETVFDSNKVLSVLVSINPMTHASNLVRSFIYGTHLQHSTLIVSLAYLLALAFVGMLIGLKGFKVALER from the coding sequence ATGATTGATCTAATCAACTCGTTTAAGGTGGCTATCTCGAGGGAAACAAAGATTGGAATAGACCTAGAGTTCCTATTGGGAACTCTCTTTGAGCCAATGATATACGTTTTGCTCTTTGGCCCCCTAATGGGAAAGCTCGTAGGAGATTTGGAGGTTAATGGAACAAGAATATCCTATCTGGCCTTCATGTTTCCTGGAGTGCTAACGTTAGTCAGCATAAACCAAGGTTTTAGAGGGGCAACGACATTCATTCAGGACCGCTTCTACGGCGGACTAGAGACGCTGTTTACGCTTCCAGTATCTCGAACGATTTTGTTCATGGCGAAGATCCTTAGTGCATGCATTCGAGCGATAATTGCCATGATAGTGCTCTCACTCCTTACCTTAATAATTGCGGAGGATGCCTCTATAACGTTAACTGGGTTCATTGGTAGCTTATTCGTGAACTCCACCCTTGTAGTAATGCTATCAAGCTTTATGATATATCTGCTCTCAAAGAGTCAAAACCCGAATCTTCCACTTGCAATTTCGGGAATAGTTATACTTCCCATGATGTTTCTCTCCACGGTCTTCTACCCAGAGACAGTATTCGACAGCAATAAAGTTCTCAGCGTACTAGTCTCTATAAACCCAATGACGCACGCTTCCAACCTCGTTAGATCGTTTATCTATGGTACACACTTGCAACATTCAACGCTGATAGTGTCCCTAGCTTACCTTCTAGCTCTTGCGTTCGTAGGGATGTTGATTGGACTTAAGGGGTTTAAAGTGGCACTGGAGAGGTAG
- a CDS encoding carbohydrate kinase — protein sequence MMYTIGEVLIDLIAREEGDLGNVRVFEKHPGGAPANVAVGLSRLGIRPALISKVGDDPFGDFLVEKLKEEGVETKFIVKDKERHTGVVFVQLIGAKPQFILYDGVAYFNLKEEDIDWSFLDNAELLHFGSVLLAREPARSTLFKILKRARNVIVSYDVNIREDLWRGKEDEMTDYINKAIDFANIVKVSEEEFKYIREVEDKLLIITRGERGCTIIWENMKVEVPTFKVTPVDTTGAGDAFMAGFLASLNYMGKLENFTFSRDELIEAGKFANLVASLSTTKRGAWSAPTLEEVKKHGSFSFLP from the coding sequence ATGATGTACACAATTGGAGAGGTTCTAATAGATCTTATAGCGAGGGAAGAAGGAGATCTAGGTAATGTTAGGGTGTTTGAGAAGCATCCAGGAGGAGCACCGGCAAATGTTGCTGTGGGGCTTTCGAGGCTCGGTATAAGACCAGCTTTGATAAGTAAAGTTGGGGACGATCCTTTTGGAGACTTCCTCGTTGAAAAGTTAAAGGAAGAAGGTGTTGAAACAAAGTTCATAGTGAAAGATAAAGAGAGGCATACGGGGGTAGTTTTTGTTCAGCTTATAGGGGCAAAGCCTCAATTTATCCTCTATGATGGGGTTGCCTACTTTAATCTTAAAGAGGAGGACATTGATTGGTCTTTTCTTGACAATGCTGAGTTGCTGCATTTTGGAAGTGTTTTATTAGCTAGAGAACCTGCCAGATCTACCCTTTTTAAGATACTTAAAAGAGCGAGGAACGTCATTGTAAGTTACGATGTCAACATAAGGGAAGATCTATGGAGGGGAAAAGAAGATGAAATGACAGATTACATAAACAAGGCTATTGACTTTGCAAATATTGTAAAGGTGAGCGAAGAGGAGTTTAAATACATAAGGGAAGTAGAAGATAAACTCTTGATAATAACAAGGGGAGAAAGGGGATGTACAATAATCTGGGAGAATATGAAAGTTGAAGTCCCGACATTTAAGGTTACTCCCGTGGATACGACTGGAGCTGGAGATGCATTTATGGCTGGATTCCTGGCTTCCCTTAATTACATGGGAAAGCTGGAGAATTTTACATTCTCAAGAGATGAGCTAATAGAAGCAGGAAAATTTGCAAATCTAGTTGCGTCCTTATCAACAACTAAGAGAGGAGCCTGGAGTGCTCCAACTCTTGAAGAGGTTAAAAAGCATGGAAGTTTCAGCTTTTTACCATAA
- a CDS encoding ABC transporter ATP-binding protein, translated as MAILEVKNVTKKFPTPEGEIVAVNNISFSVDRGEVLGILGPNGAGKTTTLRMIATIYKPDNGEILVDGINTVKNPLEVRKRIAYMTQEPDLTPSLSVRDYITYYFRFRGFNKKDAEKYCERILELFDLKMHAHKKPFQLSTGLKRRVQLACVLSSDVPLIFLDEPTAGVDPRSKRKTWELIKEKLEDSGTTVILTSHDLYEIEYLADKVIIMNQGKIVAEGSPKELKKKFGKTVRVVLEEPIENFELIREALLGVKDVKDVRLAGDDSFDVHFKSLDDSINSILQVINSLGLKIRDIFTATANFEDVYLEIIERWP; from the coding sequence ATGGCAATACTTGAAGTTAAAAATGTGACCAAAAAATTTCCCACTCCCGAAGGCGAAATTGTTGCGGTTAATAACATCAGCTTTAGCGTTGATAGGGGCGAAGTCCTTGGGATTCTAGGCCCTAATGGTGCTGGGAAGACCACTACTTTGAGGATGATAGCAACGATATACAAACCAGACAATGGTGAAATTCTTGTCGATGGTATAAATACCGTGAAGAATCCATTGGAAGTCAGAAAAAGGATAGCTTATATGACCCAGGAACCTGATCTAACACCCTCCTTATCAGTTAGAGATTACATCACCTACTATTTCAGGTTTAGGGGATTCAATAAGAAAGATGCGGAGAAATACTGCGAACGAATCCTTGAACTTTTTGATCTAAAGATGCACGCCCACAAGAAACCTTTCCAACTAAGCACAGGCTTAAAGCGAAGGGTTCAATTAGCCTGTGTTCTTTCAAGTGATGTTCCACTAATATTCCTTGACGAGCCTACCGCAGGAGTCGATCCGAGGAGTAAAAGGAAAACATGGGAACTAATTAAGGAGAAACTTGAAGATAGTGGAACAACTGTTATCTTAACGAGTCATGATCTCTATGAGATAGAATACTTGGCGGATAAGGTAATCATAATGAACCAGGGAAAGATAGTGGCAGAAGGTTCTCCCAAAGAATTGAAAAAGAAGTTTGGAAAAACTGTTAGGGTTGTACTTGAAGAACCGATAGAGAACTTTGAATTAATAAGAGAAGCGCTCCTAGGAGTTAAAGATGTTAAAGATGTGCGTCTTGCTGGAGATGATTCCTTCGATGTGCATTTCAAGTCCCTCGATGATTCCATAAACAGCATTCTTCAGGTGATAAATTCCCTGGGGTTGAAGATTAGGGATATCTTCACGGCAACTGCAAACTTCGAGGATGTCTATCTCGAGATAATTGAGAGGTGGCCATGA
- the hydG gene encoding NADPH-dependent hydrogenase/sulfhydrogenase 1 subunit gamma, with protein sequence MTLPKDVMMPNDNPYALHRVKVLKVYDLTEKEKLFLFRFEDPKLAETWTFKPGQFVQLTIPGVGEVPISICSSPMRRGFFELCIRRAGRVTTVVHRLKPGDTVLVRGPYGNGFPVDEWEGMDLLLIAAGLGAAPLRSVFLYAMDNRWKYGNITFINTARYGKDLLFYKELEAMKDLAEAENVKIIQSVTRDPNWPGLKGRPQQFIVEANTNPKNTAVAICGPPRMYKAVFESLINYGYRPENIYVTLERRMKCGIGKCGHCNVGTSTSWKYICKDGPVFTYFDIVSTPGLLD encoded by the coding sequence ATGACCCTCCCCAAGGATGTTATGATGCCGAATGATAATCCATATGCGTTGCATAGGGTCAAGGTTCTCAAGGTTTACGATTTAACGGAAAAGGAGAAACTGTTCCTCTTTAGATTTGAAGATCCAAAGCTTGCAGAGACATGGACGTTCAAGCCAGGACAATTCGTTCAGCTAACAATTCCTGGAGTTGGTGAAGTCCCGATAAGCATCTGCTCATCTCCAATGAGAAGAGGATTCTTTGAGCTCTGCATAAGAAGGGCAGGAAGAGTTACAACGGTAGTTCACAGACTAAAACCCGGAGATACAGTTCTAGTTAGAGGGCCATATGGAAACGGTTTTCCTGTTGACGAGTGGGAGGGTATGGACCTCCTCTTAATAGCGGCTGGCCTTGGAGCGGCTCCGCTTAGAAGCGTCTTCCTATATGCAATGGATAACAGATGGAAGTACGGAAATATAACATTCATCAACACCGCTCGTTACGGGAAGGATCTGCTATTCTACAAGGAACTTGAGGCAATGAAGGATTTAGCTGAAGCTGAAAACGTGAAAATCATTCAGAGCGTAACTAGAGATCCAAACTGGCCAGGCCTAAAGGGTAGGCCTCAACAGTTCATAGTTGAGGCCAACACCAATCCGAAGAATACAGCTGTGGCAATCTGTGGACCACCGAGGATGTACAAGGCGGTCTTTGAGTCCCTCATAAACTACGGTTATCGCCCGGAGAACATCTATGTTACACTTGAGAGAAGGATGAAGTGTGGAATTGGAAAGTGCGGTCATTGTAATGTTGGAACGAGCACGAGTTGGAAGTACATATGCAAAGACGGTCCCGTGTTCACCTACTTTGATATCGTATCAACGCCAGGCCTACTTGATTGA
- a CDS encoding ABC transporter ATP-binding protein: MKLEIRDLSVGYDKPVLERITMTIEKGNVVNFHGPNGIGKTTLLKTISTYLKPLKGEIIYNGVPITKVKGKIFFLPEEIIVPRKISVEDYLKAVASLYGVKVNKNEIMDALESVEVLDLKKKLGELSQGTIRRVQLASTLLVNAEIYVLDDPVVAIDEDSKHKVLKSILEILKEKGIVIISSREELSYCDVNEDLHKYSTKIRKRD, translated from the coding sequence ATGAAACTTGAGATTAGAGATCTTAGTGTTGGTTATGATAAACCAGTTCTCGAAAGAATAACAATGACCATAGAGAAAGGTAATGTCGTGAACTTCCACGGTCCAAATGGGATAGGAAAAACCACACTTTTAAAAACAATATCAACATATTTGAAACCCCTCAAGGGAGAAATAATTTACAATGGAGTCCCTATAACAAAAGTTAAGGGCAAAATATTTTTCCTTCCCGAAGAAATAATCGTGCCCAGGAAAATAAGTGTTGAGGATTATTTAAAAGCAGTGGCCAGTCTTTATGGAGTTAAAGTTAATAAAAATGAAATTATGGATGCACTTGAATCCGTGGAGGTCTTGGATTTAAAGAAGAAGCTGGGAGAGCTTTCCCAGGGAACAATTAGAAGGGTTCAATTGGCATCCACCTTGTTAGTGAATGCCGAGATTTATGTTCTTGACGATCCAGTTGTTGCCATTGATGAGGACTCAAAACATAAAGTCCTAAAGTCTATCCTCGAAATTCTCAAAGAGAAGGGCATTGTTATCATCTCCTCAAGAGAAGAGCTCTCCTATTGTGATGTAAATGAGGATCTTCATAAGTACTCAACAAAAATTAGAAAAAGGGATTAA
- a CDS encoding 6-hydroxymethylpterin diphosphokinase MptE-like protein produces the protein MKWEEWKPFYERIVREMGYSIEKDREAAEILRAILIENDNYIIKEELNSVIMEKVYVFGAGPNLEEELKSWDFSDGTKIAADGATTALLRNGIFPDVVVTDLDGRIRDLLEASRRAVMVVHAHGDNIDKLPLVVNFPLVLGTCQTEPLDIIYNFGGFTDGDRGAFLAEELGAKEIILVGFDFSGKVGKWSKPWLNDHIDAWEEKRKKLEFAKELLEWLKNNGKAEVKFFEELMVKS, from the coding sequence ATGAAGTGGGAAGAATGGAAACCCTTTTATGAGAGGATAGTTAGGGAGATGGGTTATTCCATTGAGAAGGATAGAGAGGCAGCAGAGATTCTCAGGGCAATACTTATTGAAAACGACAATTACATAATTAAAGAAGAACTTAATTCTGTAATTATGGAAAAAGTGTACGTTTTCGGTGCAGGCCCTAATTTAGAAGAAGAACTTAAAAGCTGGGATTTCTCAGATGGAACCAAGATAGCAGCAGATGGAGCAACTACAGCACTATTAAGGAATGGAATTTTTCCAGATGTCGTTGTAACAGATTTAGATGGAAGAATAAGGGATCTACTTGAGGCTTCCAGGAGAGCGGTAATGGTTGTCCATGCCCATGGGGATAATATCGATAAACTGCCCCTCGTTGTGAACTTTCCTCTCGTTCTTGGAACGTGTCAAACTGAACCTCTAGACATAATCTACAACTTTGGTGGCTTTACCGATGGGGATAGAGGGGCATTCTTAGCTGAGGAGCTTGGAGCAAAAGAGATAATCCTTGTGGGCTTTGACTTCTCAGGGAAGGTTGGAAAGTGGAGCAAACCATGGCTTAACGATCATATAGATGCTTGGGAGGAGAAAAGAAAGAAGCTTGAATTTGCCAAAGAGCTCTTGGAATGGCTTAAGAACAATGGAAAAGCTGAAGTTAAGTTCTTTGAAGAGCTTATGGTAAAAAGCTGA
- a CDS encoding family 4A encapsulin nanocompartment shell protein: MSTRGDLIRILGEIEEKMNELKMDGFNPDIILFGREAYNFLSNLLKKEMEEEGPFTHVSNIKIEILEELGGDAVVIDSKLLGLVPGAAKRIRIIK, from the coding sequence ATGAGCACCAGAGGAGACTTGATCAGAATTTTAGGTGAGATAGAGGAAAAGATGAACGAACTGAAAATGGATGGCTTTAACCCTGACATAATCCTTTTTGGCAGAGAGGCTTATAACTTTCTTTCAAATCTCTTAAAAAAGGAAATGGAGGAGGAAGGGCCTTTTACGCATGTCTCTAATATCAAGATAGAAATTCTTGAGGAATTAGGAGGAGACGCAGTTGTTATAGATTCAAAATTGCTTGGCCTTGTTCCAGGAGCCGCAAAGAGAATCAGAATCATTAAATAA
- a CDS encoding ferritin family protein: MDIESALSLENMKEFSIEELLGMAIKAEIGAVEFYKSLAEKIEVRALKERIRALAEEEKKHELLLREMYRSMFGEKEIKFPREHIGPELKPVERELRDIKDVIELIRWAMTAEKMASEFYKKLGEIVDSEEKKRLTRYLSNMEKGHYYMLRAEYELLLDWSMYSQMMHVGP; this comes from the coding sequence ATGGACATTGAGTCAGCACTCTCACTTGAAAACATGAAGGAATTCTCAATTGAAGAACTTCTTGGAATGGCAATTAAGGCCGAAATAGGAGCAGTGGAGTTTTATAAAAGCTTAGCAGAGAAAATAGAAGTGAGGGCACTAAAAGAGAGAATAAGAGCGTTAGCTGAAGAAGAAAAGAAGCACGAGCTTCTACTTAGAGAGATGTATCGCTCAATGTTTGGAGAGAAGGAAATTAAATTCCCAAGAGAGCATATAGGGCCAGAGCTAAAACCTGTGGAGAGGGAACTTAGAGACATTAAAGATGTCATAGAACTAATAAGATGGGCAATGACAGCTGAAAAAATGGCCTCAGAGTTCTATAAGAAACTTGGGGAAATTGTAGATTCAGAAGAGAAGAAGAGGTTAACGAGATACCTAAGTAATATGGAAAAGGGGCATTATTATATGCTAAGGGCCGAGTATGAGTTACTTCTTGATTGGTCTATGTACAGTCAAATGATGCACGTTGGTCCTTAG
- the hydA gene encoding NADPH-dependent hydrogenase/sulfhydrogenase 1 subunit alpha, which produces MKNLYIPITVDHIARVEGKGGVEIIVGDEGVKEVKLNIIEGPRFFEAITLGKKLDEALAIYPRICSFCSAAHKLTALEAAEKAIGFTPREEIQALREVLYIGDMIESHALHLYLLVLPDYMGYSSPLKMVDEYKKEIEIALKLKNLGSWMMDVLGSRAIHQENAVLGGFGKLPERSVLEKMKAKLKEALPLAEYTFELFAKLEQYSEVEGSITHLAVKPRGDAYGIYGDYIKANDGEEFPSEKYKEYIKEFVVEHSFAKHSHYKGKPFMVGAISRIVNNADLLYGKARDLYEANRDLLKGTNPFANNLAQALEIVYFMERAIDLLDEALAKWPIRARDEVEIKDGFGVSTTEAPRGILVYALKVENGRVAYADIITPTAFNLAMMEEHVRMMAEKHYNDDPERLKLLAEMVVRAYDPCISCSVHVVKL; this is translated from the coding sequence ATGAAGAACCTCTACATCCCGATCACGGTTGATCACATAGCTAGGGTTGAGGGGAAGGGAGGGGTTGAGATAATAGTTGGGGATGAAGGCGTTAAAGAGGTTAAGCTGAACATAATTGAAGGGCCAAGGTTCTTTGAGGCCATAACATTGGGAAAGAAGCTTGATGAGGCTTTGGCAATTTATCCAAGGATATGCTCTTTCTGCTCGGCTGCACATAAGCTAACAGCTTTAGAAGCTGCTGAAAAGGCCATAGGCTTCACCCCGAGGGAGGAGATACAGGCCCTCAGAGAAGTACTATACATCGGAGACATGATAGAGAGCCATGCTCTTCACCTATATCTCCTAGTTCTTCCCGACTACATGGGTTATTCAAGCCCACTTAAGATGGTGGATGAATACAAGAAGGAGATAGAGATAGCCCTTAAGTTGAAGAACCTTGGTTCCTGGATGATGGACGTTCTAGGGTCGAGAGCTATACATCAGGAGAACGCGGTTTTAGGCGGATTCGGAAAGCTTCCCGAGAGGAGTGTCCTTGAGAAAATGAAAGCCAAGCTTAAGGAAGCCCTGCCCCTTGCCGAGTATACTTTTGAGTTATTCGCAAAGCTTGAGCAGTACAGCGAAGTTGAGGGATCAATAACCCATCTGGCCGTGAAGCCCAGAGGAGATGCCTATGGAATTTACGGAGATTACATAAAGGCAAACGATGGGGAGGAATTCCCAAGTGAGAAGTACAAGGAGTACATAAAGGAATTCGTCGTTGAGCACAGCTTCGCAAAGCACAGCCATTACAAAGGCAAGCCCTTCATGGTCGGAGCCATATCCAGGATTGTTAACAATGCGGATCTCCTGTACGGTAAGGCCAGGGATCTTTATGAGGCAAATAGAGACCTCTTAAAAGGAACAAATCCATTCGCAAATAATTTAGCACAGGCCCTTGAAATAGTTTACTTCATGGAGAGGGCAATAGATCTGCTCGACGAGGCTCTCGCTAAGTGGCCAATAAGAGCTAGGGATGAAGTTGAGATAAAAGACGGCTTCGGCGTATCAACGACTGAGGCCCCAAGAGGGATCTTAGTCTATGCCCTTAAAGTTGAGAATGGAAGGGTTGCCTATGCCGACATAATAACACCCACAGCATTCAACTTGGCGATGATGGAAGAACATGTAAGAATGATGGCCGAAAAGCACTACAACGATGATCCGGAGAGGCTAAAGCTATTGGCAGAGATGGTTGTTAGGGCTTATGATCCATGCATATCTTGCTCAGTCCACGTGGTTAAACTTTAA
- the hydB gene encoding NADPH-dependent hydrogenase/sulfhydrogenase 1 subunit beta, producing the protein MRYVKLPKENTYEFLERLKEWGKLYAPVKISEKFYDFREIDDVRKVEFHYTRTIMPPKKFFFKPREKMFEFDISKPEYREVIEDVEPFVLFGVHACDIYGLKILDTVYLDELPDKYYKVRREKGIIIGISCMPDEYCFCNLRDTDFADDGFDLFLHELPDGWLVRVGTPIGHRIVDKNIKLFEKVTDKDICAFREFEKRRQQAFKYHEDWGDLRYLLELEMEHPLWDEEADKCLACGICNTTCPTCRCYEVQDIVNLDGMTGYRERRWDSCQFRSHGLVAGGHNFRPTKKARFLNRYLCKNSYNEKLGLSFCVGCGRCTAFCPAGISFIRNLRVILGFEEQKCPPTVSEEIPKRGFAYSPKIRGEEE; encoded by the coding sequence TTGAGGTATGTGAAGTTGCCAAAGGAGAATACCTACGAATTCCTGGAGCGTTTGAAAGAGTGGGGGAAACTTTACGCTCCCGTGAAGATTTCTGAAAAATTCTACGACTTCAGAGAAATAGATGACGTGAGGAAAGTTGAGTTTCACTACACAAGAACGATAATGCCTCCGAAGAAGTTCTTCTTTAAGCCTAGGGAGAAGATGTTCGAGTTCGACATATCAAAACCAGAATACAGAGAAGTTATAGAGGACGTCGAGCCCTTCGTCCTCTTCGGAGTTCACGCTTGCGATATCTATGGGCTGAAGATCCTTGACACCGTTTATCTAGATGAGTTGCCTGACAAATATTATAAGGTTAGGAGAGAGAAAGGGATAATCATTGGAATAAGCTGCATGCCAGACGAGTACTGCTTCTGCAACCTAAGAGATACGGACTTTGCGGATGATGGTTTCGATCTATTCCTGCATGAGCTTCCAGATGGTTGGTTGGTTAGAGTTGGAACGCCCATAGGACATAGGATAGTTGATAAGAACATAAAACTCTTTGAGAAGGTAACAGATAAGGACATCTGTGCCTTCAGAGAGTTTGAGAAGAGAAGACAGCAGGCCTTTAAATACCACGAGGACTGGGGAGACTTAAGATATCTCCTTGAGCTTGAAATGGAGCATCCCCTGTGGGATGAAGAGGCTGACAAATGCTTAGCCTGTGGGATATGCAATACAACATGTCCAACATGTCGCTGTTACGAAGTTCAAGATATAGTGAACCTAGATGGGATGACTGGATATAGGGAGAGAAGGTGGGATTCCTGCCAGTTTAGGAGCCATGGTTTGGTTGCTGGGGGTCACAATTTCAGACCCACGAAGAAGGCTAGGTTCTTGAACAGATACCTCTGTAAGAATTCCTATAACGAGAAGCTCGGCTTAAGCTTTTGTGTCGGTTGTGGCCGTTGCACAGCATTCTGTCCAGCTGGAATTAGCTTCATTAGGAACCTCAGAGTAATCCTCGGATTTGAGGAGCAGAAGTGTCCTCCAACGGTTAGTGAGGAGATTCCAAAGAGGGGATTTGCATATTCTCCAAAGATTAGGGGTGAGGAGGAATGA
- a CDS encoding L-fucose/L-arabinose isomerase family protein, whose amino-acid sequence MLAVVTFTDPRKTALSMEREKAIFEKHKSLISELKNEGFEVLDVNNSLGKEKDLVNGGNFGIDSKGDVLRAAKTINSEEVSGIIVGLWHWTESNLVTLLVKETNKPLLLYADDDPAWAGTTCITSVGASLWESAINEHALNHVRVKGDVEKVKAWARAVEAVSKLSKASLLLWGAPYTLGMEHLMDDLPRLKQFIGDFIMLDQYVLIRRAEEILANEGERIEKFLEWLNSNVEIVYDGKMLTTEVLKKQIALYLAAKDSWKEFKDEVMAVSVKCQPELSEIYGVTACLIPAFFPFNVDAEGEKQVIPATCEGDIKGTITSALLFYLSGKPPLFGDIKYVDDEIILIANCGASSLYYAGLSDDPYENLKRTKIQGQCQGKSGGALTYRTPPVKLTFARLIRKGGEYYLIYFLAEGVEIDEEIEGKLKWGKQWPHTAIKNPLNKEEFINIMGANHLSAVPGDYTKELKFVAKIWGIERINLNEL is encoded by the coding sequence ATGCTCGCCGTAGTTACATTTACGGATCCCAGGAAAACGGCCCTGTCCATGGAAAGAGAGAAAGCCATCTTTGAAAAGCATAAAAGTCTTATCAGTGAACTCAAAAACGAAGGATTTGAGGTTCTGGATGTTAATAATAGTTTGGGAAAAGAGAAAGATCTAGTTAATGGAGGAAATTTTGGGATAGATAGTAAAGGAGACGTCCTACGAGCGGCTAAGACCATAAATTCCGAGGAAGTTAGTGGGATCATAGTTGGACTCTGGCATTGGACGGAAAGTAACTTAGTCACATTATTGGTGAAAGAGACGAACAAGCCCCTGCTTCTCTATGCTGATGATGATCCAGCTTGGGCCGGGACAACCTGCATAACATCGGTTGGAGCTTCACTATGGGAGAGTGCAATAAATGAACATGCCCTAAATCATGTTAGAGTGAAGGGAGATGTAGAGAAGGTCAAAGCGTGGGCCAGAGCTGTTGAAGCCGTCTCAAAGCTTTCAAAGGCCTCTCTACTTCTCTGGGGTGCCCCTTATACCCTAGGAATGGAACATTTGATGGATGACCTTCCAAGACTCAAGCAATTCATCGGGGATTTCATAATGTTAGATCAATATGTGCTTATCAGAAGAGCAGAGGAGATACTAGCTAACGAGGGAGAGAGAATTGAAAAGTTCTTAGAGTGGCTGAACTCGAATGTCGAGATAGTTTACGATGGAAAGATGCTCACCACGGAAGTTCTCAAAAAGCAGATAGCTCTTTACCTGGCTGCTAAGGATTCTTGGAAGGAATTTAAGGATGAAGTTATGGCAGTCTCAGTTAAATGCCAGCCGGAGCTTAGCGAGATTTATGGTGTTACAGCATGCTTGATTCCGGCATTCTTCCCCTTCAATGTTGATGCTGAGGGAGAGAAGCAGGTTATACCTGCAACCTGTGAAGGAGACATCAAAGGAACGATAACCTCTGCCCTGCTATTTTACCTAAGTGGTAAGCCTCCACTCTTTGGGGATATAAAGTACGTCGACGATGAGATAATTCTTATAGCGAACTGTGGTGCCTCTTCCTTGTACTACGCTGGATTGAGTGATGATCCATATGAGAACCTTAAAAGGACAAAGATCCAGGGTCAGTGCCAGGGAAAAAGTGGAGGTGCTTTAACCTACAGAACTCCACCTGTGAAGTTGACTTTCGCGAGATTAATAAGGAAAGGAGGGGAGTATTACCTTATTTACTTCCTTGCTGAGGGAGTGGAGATAGATGAGGAAATTGAGGGTAAGTTGAAGTGGGGCAAGCAATGGCCCCATACAGCCATTAAGAATCCATTGAATAAAGAAGAATTCATCAATATTATGGGAGCCAATCACCTCTCCGCAGTTCCTGGTGATTACACCAAGGAATTGAAGTTTGTGGCAAAAATTTGGGGAATAGAGAGAATAAATCTAAATGAACTCTAA
- the hydD gene encoding NADPH-dependent hydrogenase/sulfhydrogenase 1 subunit delta, giving the protein MEKKKIRIGFYALTSCYGCQLQFAMMDELLKLIPNAEIVCWYMIERDSYEDEPVDIAFIEGSVSTEEEVELVKRIRENAKIVVAVGACAVQGGVQSWSDRSLEELWKKVYGDAKVKFQPKKAEPVSKYIKVDYNIYGCPPEKRDFLYALGTFLIGSWPEDIDYPVCLECRLKGNPCVLLEKGEPCLGPVTRAGCDARCPSFGIACIGCRGAIGYDVAWFDSLARVFKEKGLSKEEIIERMKMFNGHDERIEKMVEKIFQEVKE; this is encoded by the coding sequence ATGGAAAAGAAGAAAATTAGAATTGGCTTTTACGCCTTGACAAGTTGCTATGGCTGTCAGCTCCAGTTTGCAATGATGGACGAGTTGTTAAAGCTCATCCCAAATGCAGAGATAGTGTGCTGGTACATGATTGAAAGAGATAGTTACGAGGATGAGCCAGTTGATATAGCGTTCATAGAGGGTAGCGTTTCAACGGAGGAGGAAGTTGAGCTCGTGAAGAGGATTAGGGAGAATGCCAAGATAGTTGTCGCTGTGGGAGCTTGTGCAGTTCAGGGGGGTGTTCAAAGCTGGAGCGATAGATCATTAGAGGAGCTGTGGAAGAAGGTTTACGGTGATGCAAAGGTCAAGTTCCAGCCAAAGAAGGCTGAACCAGTTTCAAAGTACATAAAGGTTGACTACAACATATACGGATGTCCCCCAGAGAAGAGGGACTTCTTGTACGCTCTTGGAACGTTCCTAATTGGTTCATGGCCAGAGGATATAGATTATCCAGTTTGTCTAGAGTGTAGGCTTAAAGGCAATCCATGCGTTCTCTTGGAGAAAGGCGAGCCCTGCTTAGGGCCCGTAACTAGGGCCGGATGCGATGCGAGATGTCCGAGCTTTGGAATAGCGTGCATAGGTTGCAGAGGAGCCATAGGTTACGACGTTGCATGGTTCGATTCTTTGGCCAGAGTGTTCAAGGAGAAAGGGCTGAGTAAGGAGGAGATAATCGAGAGGATGAAGATGTTCAATGGTCACGACGAGAGGATAGAGAAGATGGTTGAGAAGATATTCCAGGAGGTGAAAGAATGA